In Pirellulaceae bacterium, the sequence TTTTACGACTGAACTGGCAGAGGCAGCGTCACATGCCGATGTTATTTTCCTCGCAGTGGGAACGCCGCCTGCCAGCGATGGATCTGCCGACTTGACCGCTCTTTGGATTGTCGCAGATCAATTGGCGCCCCATCTGGATCGAGAAACGGTCGTCGTTACCAAAAGTACGGTCCCCGTGGGTACAAACGCTCAGCTTTATGATCGCTTGAAAAAGGCAACCGGATTTGATTGCCGCGTGGCGAGCAACCCGGAGTTTCTGAAGGAAGGCGCAGCGATTGAAGACTTCACAAAACCGGATCGAGTTGTTGTCGGCGTGCGGCAGCCAGTTGATGGCGAAGTGCTGAATCGTCTTTATGCACCGTTTCTGCGGACCGATAAGCCGTTTCTCGTGATGTCACCCGAGAGTGCGGAGCTTACGAAATATGTTGCGAACGCTTTGCTGGCGACAAAGATTAGTTTTATCAATCAAATGGCGAATGTCTGTGAAGTCTTTGATGCGGATATTAACGACGTAAGACGTGGTATTGGGCACGACAGTCGAATCGGTTTCGCTTTTCTTTTCCCTGGGGTTGGGTACGGCGGCAGTTGTTTTCCGAAAGACGTCCGTGCCTTGGCCAGCACCTTTGAGCAATCGGGTTTGGCGCCGCGGATTCTTGAGGCGGTTGATTGGGTTAATGAGCAGCAGAAACTTGTCTTGCAGAATAAGATCGAGTCCCAATTTGACGGTGAGCTTCAAGGTAAGAAGATCGCAATTTGGGGGCTCGCCTTCAAACCTCGCACCGACGACATCCGCGAAGCTCCTGCCTTGGTCTTGATTCGCCGGTTGCTTGAACTCGGCGCAGAAGTCCAAGTTCATGACCCGGAAGCCATGGCTAATGTGCGCGAAGAGTTCGGGGATCGAATCAGTTACGCGTCTGAACCGATGGACGCGCTGCGAGACGCTGATGGGCTTGCCATTGTGACTGAGTGGAGTGAGTTTCGGACACCTGATTTTGTCGAAATGCAAACTCGCATGGCACAGCCGATTATCTTTGACGGTCGCAACCTGTATGATCCGATTGAGATGGCGAACGCAGGATTTGTCTATCATTCGATCGGACGGCCCGCAGCGATTCCTGCGTTTGTGCAGTAACTGGCTCGTCGCGAATCTGGCACTACTTTGCGGCGGTTGCCGATGTTGTCGCTGGAGAAAGTCTATTAGTCGTTTGCCCAGAACGAAACGAATTCGGCGTGATGCTGATTTCGTTCCGGATCAAAAACGACCTGCCGCAGTTCATCTTTTTGAGCCTCGAATTGTTCGAAACTTCTCTCGTCACCGGGGCGAAACACGGGCGCTGACTTGTCATAAACAATCGTAGCGCCATTCTTGCCGTCTTGGTGAAACTGGGACAGGCCCAGAACTCGATCCGATACGTAGATCGCTTCGTTCAATTCGTGAGTGACGATCAGAATGGTATAGGGCGCCAGTTCACCTTTTTCGATCGCCTCGTGATTTTCTTGGTACAAATGCAACAGCATCAGTTGCAGTTCTTCCCGCGTTGCTTCGTCCAAGGCACCAAAAGGTTCGTCTAACAGCAGGATCTGCGGTTCCATGACGAGTGCTTGGGCGATTGCCACGCGCTGGCGCATGCCTCCCGACATTTCGGCCGGGAACAGCCGAGCTGCGTGGTCAAGGTTGACCTTTTTCAGGACCGCCATCGCTTTTTCTCGATGCTTATCTCGCAACTTTTGCCAGTGAAATGGCTGAAAGCATCTTGTGAATAAAGTTGTCTCATCCAGCATTAAGCCAAATGCGACGTTGTCGAGTGCAGTGAGGAAATCGTAAAGGCTGTAGTTTTGGTAGACAATTCCCACATCCCGATTGGGTCTTGTCACGCTTTGACCATTGGCGAGTATCTTGCCCTGGTTCGGCGGATGCGTGCCGAGGATCGCGCGGAGTAAGGTGGACTTGCCGCATCCGCTTGGACCGACAAGGGCGACGATCTGTCCGCCGGCGATCTGCAGATTAACGTGGTTGAGGACGCGATTGGTCCCAAACCAATGGCAGACGTCTTGGCACTCTAAAACCAGCTTAGTCATATCTCACCTACTCGCCAAACCAGGGGCAGAGTAATCGTCGAAACCAGGTTAAGGCATAATCAATCAGCAGGCCGGCTGCACCGAGTAAAATCAAATAGAGATAAACCACCGACATATCGGTACGTTGATAGAAAAGTCGTAGGCGATAACCGAAGCCCTCACCGGCCACCATCCATTCGGCGGCAACCAATAACACCATGGCGGGGCCAATTTGGAGGCGGACTGCGTCGATAACACGTGGCAGGATCTGCTTGAAAATCACGTTCCAAATCAGTTCGCCGTGACTGGCTCCCAGCGTATAAGCTTTGAATACAAGGGATTCGGGCACGTCTTTTTTGGCAGATTGGTAAATCGACTGGGCCAAGGTGGGCAGTGTTCCGAATGCGATCATCGTGACGTACATGTCGAATTCGGTGCCGACGAGTACGAAGAATACTGCCAGCATGGCGGTTGGCGGAATCTTGGCCAAGAACGATAAGGATGGCAAAAAGAAAGCTTCGACCGGGGAGTAGGCTCCCATCATGACGCCCAAGATGATCGACAAGGCCACCCCGACAGCCAGCCCAGCGAGGAGTCTTGAGGAGGTTGCGATGGTGTCTTCCCAAAGCCAATACTGAGGCTTACCGTTCAAGCCATCATGTTTCCAAACGTAGCCCAAGGCAATTCCGAGAGTTTTCCAGGTGGGAACCGCCCGATCCTGAGCCTCGACGATTTGCTTTTCGATCGATGAGATTCTTTCGAGCAGCTGTTCCTTTTCTGTGGTGAGCTGCTTCCGTTCGTCTGCGTCTGGGCTGGTGGTTCGCAGACGCTTTTTAACGTCTGCGAGCTGTTGTTGAACTGGCGGCAGTTTCTTCGCAGTTTCGTTTTGCTTTCGAGTTTGCCGAGAATGAGCCAACATCGTGTACAAACCGATAAGAATGAGAACTGACAACGTTCCCAATGCGATCCGGTAAATCAAAGGAATAGACTGGCCTACCAGCATGAAGTCGATCCTTCATTTCACTCAAGGTAAGATGCGTCAAAACGTAGTTGCGAGTCGGATGAATCCGACCCGAAGCCAACCGATGGACTCTTGTTGAGTTCATGTTCCACGCAGAATTCTTCGACGGTTTTCATCTTGGTCTTGAATTCATCGCCGTTCAGAAAGCTTTTTGCTTCCGCAGGCGTTTTGTAAAACTCGGTTTGTTGCACCACCTTTTTCATGTCTTCCAAGCCGAGGTTGGAGAACTTTTGGCCGAGTGCAACCAGGACTTCGTCCCCTTTTTTCGGATCATCGATCGCATCGCTGACGGCATAGAAAGTCGCATTGACGGCTTTCACGAAATCATCTGCTCCCGGTTTATCCAAGACATCTTTGCCGACCACTACCATGTCAACGATCTCACCAGGAATCTCGCTTGAATCGAACAATACCTTCACATCGCTGCGATCGTTCAGTGTTTGCAGAACAAACGGATTCCAGACCATGATGGCTTGGTGGTTGGGGTTGCTGGACTGCATGGATTGTGCGGCGATGGCCGGATCTTGGTTGGTGAACTGGAAGTCCGATTCCTTGAATCCTGCTTTTTCAAGACATCGCACAAAACAGTACTCCGAAACGGTGCCTTTTAGTCCGTAAACTTTATGTTGTTTCAGTGCTTCCATGTCTGGGATTTCATTTGTGACCAGGCAAGCGTCTGCACCATTACTTGTGCTTGTCGGAAGCACGGCCACGGAGTCTCGTGACGGGCTCACGATCAAGGCGTCCATATTCGTCATGCAAACTGCATCACAGTTGTCGGAGCTGAACATGGTTAAGCAGGAATCATAGCCAGCCTCCTTCAATTCAATATCGACTCCATACTTTTTTTCGATGTCACCCATCTGCCCCTTTTCGCCATTGATCAAACCCATTTCGTTGGCAACACCAAATACCGACCAGCTAGGGTATTCACTCCAAGCTAAGCTGAAGCTGGGCGTGTCTTCGGCAGCAGCAGTGCTGTCAACCTCACTTTTGTTCTTGCAACCGATCAATAACATCAACGCACACAAAGCCGTTACTGTTGGCAAGTATCTACGCATGAAACCTTTCCCCTCATTGAAGCGCTAGTGTTCACGTGCGAACCAACCTCCAGCCAGAAACAGCGGGATTGAGCACGAGTGTTTTGGTGTGAAGCGTAGCAAGGTGTCGTCACCCTTCATAGGTTAACGCAAGTTGGTCGTTCTCGCATTCCCCCTCACACCTACAATGTTCGCAGAATTTTCCGCAGCATCACGTGATTGGTTATTCGCGTTGGCTTGCCTGATCTTGGGATGTTCGCGTGATTTGTTCGGTTCTTCGTTCAACTTCCCGAGCAACTCGCATCGACTCGTCCAATTCTCGTCGCAATTGATTGATCTGGGAGCGATTTTCATCGACGAGCATGGCGTGGAATCTTTCCACCGTTTCGCCGATATGAACGACTGCGTCCACGACCTCGGTCACGATTTTATCGCGTTGTCGGAGCAATGCTTGTTTGGCGGGACCGTTGAGTTGTTTCGCT encodes:
- a CDS encoding UDP-glucose/GDP-mannose dehydrogenase family protein, encoding MTSVTIEGQEMKVTVIGSGYVGLVTGTCFAESGNDVTCVDIDQAKINRLQHGEIPIYEPGLSDLVRRNTQAGRLIFTTELAEAASHADVIFLAVGTPPASDGSADLTALWIVADQLAPHLDRETVVVTKSTVPVGTNAQLYDRLKKATGFDCRVASNPEFLKEGAAIEDFTKPDRVVVGVRQPVDGEVLNRLYAPFLRTDKPFLVMSPESAELTKYVANALLATKISFINQMANVCEVFDADINDVRRGIGHDSRIGFAFLFPGVGYGGSCFPKDVRALASTFEQSGLAPRILEAVDWVNEQQKLVLQNKIESQFDGELQGKKIAIWGLAFKPRTDDIREAPALVLIRRLLELGAEVQVHDPEAMANVREEFGDRISYASEPMDALRDADGLAIVTEWSEFRTPDFVEMQTRMAQPIIFDGRNLYDPIEMANAGFVYHSIGRPAAIPAFVQ
- a CDS encoding ABC transporter ATP-binding protein, with product MTKLVLECQDVCHWFGTNRVLNHVNLQIAGGQIVALVGPSGCGKSTLLRAILGTHPPNQGKILANGQSVTRPNRDVGIVYQNYSLYDFLTALDNVAFGLMLDETTLFTRCFQPFHWQKLRDKHREKAMAVLKKVNLDHAARLFPAEMSGGMRQRVAIAQALVMEPQILLLDEPFGALDEATREELQLMLLHLYQENHEAIEKGELAPYTILIVTHELNEAIYVSDRVLGLSQFHQDGKNGATIVYDKSAPVFRPGDERSFEQFEAQKDELRQVVFDPERNQHHAEFVSFWAND
- a CDS encoding ABC transporter permease subunit, translated to MLVGQSIPLIYRIALGTLSVLILIGLYTMLAHSRQTRKQNETAKKLPPVQQQLADVKKRLRTTSPDADERKQLTTEKEQLLERISSIEKQIVEAQDRAVPTWKTLGIALGYVWKHDGLNGKPQYWLWEDTIATSSRLLAGLAVGVALSIILGVMMGAYSPVEAFFLPSLSFLAKIPPTAMLAVFFVLVGTEFDMYVTMIAFGTLPTLAQSIYQSAKKDVPESLVFKAYTLGASHGELIWNVIFKQILPRVIDAVRLQIGPAMVLLVAAEWMVAGEGFGYRLRLFYQRTDMSVVYLYLILLGAAGLLIDYALTWFRRLLCPWFGE